The stretch of DNA CAATGGACATCTGAGCTCCTGGACGAGGCGAgggacgccggcgacggcgaggaggaggaggagtgcaACTGGTCGTTGGGGCGGTGGGTGTACGACAACTCCTCCCGGCCGCTCTACTCCGGGCTCAAGTGCTCCTTCATCTTCGACGAGGTCGCTTGCGACAAGTATGGCCGGAATGACACCAAGTACCAGCACTGGAGATGGCAGCCTCACGGATGCAACCTTCCAAGGTACTGCTGCTATCTCATTTCCATTCTACATCAATTcagttttctttaatttgacACTGCAGCAAGTCTGAAACTGCAGTACGACTACCAATTGTTTCAGTGTTACTCATGGAATTTTGTTTAACTTGAACTACCCAAGGTAACAAAAGTTTCAGTTTGTGAAATCAGCACGCAAAAAGGTTCACTTGATCTGTTCCTGCGGGGGAAAAAACAACCTTTTCCATTTTCAGATTGCAGTATTTCTCTGATTACTCTTGTAACCCAGAGGCCAACTTGAAAGCACATAGAAAATTTGGTTAGTTTTGAGTTCTTTCGGAAACAGTTAGTTTTGAGGACTAAACTAGTGGACAGAGAAaatcagttattttttaagacaaCGGAAGATACAGTTATGAGAGAACCAATGCTTATCGAAAGCTCTTCTTTTTCTGACATGGTGTCGCAATCTTTATCTGTTGAAACAGATTCAATGCCACAAAGCTTCTTGAAAAGCTCAGAAACAAGAGAATGGTGTTCGTGGGCGATTCGGTAAACAGGAATCAATGGGTGTCGATGGTGTGCCTGGTGGAGGCATCCATCCCTGATGGCCGCAAGATGCGCGTTTACAATGGCTCCCTCATTTCCTTCAAAGCATTTGTAAGCCTCACAAAtctctcatcttcttccttcAGAAATCAGAAACACTCTGAACACCTTTTCGTTTCTTCAGGAGTACAATGCAACGATAGATTTCTACTGGTCGCCACTGCTACTGGAGTCCAACAGCGACAACCCCATCATTCACAGAGTGGAGTACCGGATCATAAGGGCAGACAGGATTGAGAAGCACGCTAGCGTTTGGAGGGATGCTGACGTTATCGTCTTCAACTCTTACCTTTGGTGGAGGAAGCAGAAGGCCGATATGACGATGAAGATCATGTAAGTATATTATTTCGGAATGGGATCCTCTGCATTTGAGTACAAAGTACAGAGGTGCTACGGTAATTTGCATTTGGTACATCTCTCGATCGTCAAAATGTATGATCGAGATTTATCTCTACAGCCATTGCTACAACAGCAAACGGTGTTTGGAATTACTGTTGCTACAGTATTTACGCACTATTCATGACATTAATTCACCGTGCCTCTCACATAAACAGTAATCCTCTGCATTACTGCAGAGGATCCGGACCCTATTATTTCTTACTACTTACTTTCCCAGTCAGAAAAAGAAGTtcccttttctctcttccaaaAATGCAACTGTGATTTTTGGGGTGACGGTAAGTAAGTTGTTGTCTTCCTTGTgcaataatcaataatttagGTATGGGTCATTTGAGGATGGAGATGCAACGTTAGATCAGGTGGAAATGGCTGATGGTTTCGAGATAGCTCTCAAGAAGCTAACTGAATGGCTGGGGACGAACATCAACAAGAACAAGACTAGAATCTTCTTTGCCGGCTCCTCACCGGCTCACACCTGGTGAGAGTGATGCATACAAAATATTCTGAAAACCAACCAATTCATCAGCTCTTCTCAAGTTCCAGTCTGGATTATGCTTAGATACTGAAAATAACAGTCAAGTGCATAAGTGCATTGCATTCTGACAAGAAAATGCTGCAACAAAAATGGATTTCCTTTTTCAGGGCTAGCGACTGGGGAGGAGATGACAACAACAAGTGTCTAAACGAAACGGAACCGATTGAGACAGAAGGATACAAGGGCGCAACAACAGATTACAGCATGATGGACAAGGCGAAAGAAATCTTTGGGACACTGGAGCCAAAGGGCATACATGTTCAGATACTGAACATCACCCAGCTGTCTGACTACCGCAAGGACGCTCATCCCACGATATTCAGGAGACAGTACGTTCCTCTGACGAAACAACAGATTGAAAACCCGAGCATCTACGCGGATTGCATGCATTGGTGCCTCCCTGGAGTTCCTGATGTCTGGAACGAGTTCTTGTACGCATACCTCATGCACAAatgatatatgtataataatgTATTCTTAATTTggccaaaaattttctctgtTAACTTGTGGGTGCCTAGCATGGCccccatcatttttttaacatttatataattacatgtaaagagaaaaggaagaacATAATCGCAGAaatgaagaggaagaagatgaatttaTTTGCCTCTACTGAAAGTCACTTACTTTTCTATGGTTGTGCAGCATAAAAGAATATTTGTGAATTGGTGCTACAGTCGACCAAAAGCAACTGAAGTGATAGTAGTGCAGTCGGAAAAAATCTTCACCCTTGATTTTGATGGTTATTTTGTCATACATGGCAGAATACTACGTTCCTAGTCATACATGGCacacaatcaaaataaattttaattaaaatatgggTACACCTTGATCAAGGGTGACTTGCCTCATATCTTCGAGAAAACCACGTCCAAACTAATTTTCGTTGACGTTGACTATGCACAAATagagaaaaacagaaaaaaaaatatcctaaaaacaaaatatattattataaattaagtgTCATTAAGTAAATCTCAAATTCACAGAAAAATGGAGACTTGAACGGGATTTATTATTGGAGctaagaataaaaatttatgaatttatgagGATTAAACTATTTCCTAGATTATTGGGAATGAATAAAAGAATTTCAggaaaagaattttaaattttatgactGTGGGATCTAGTGAGGGAGGGATGCGTATTAGACTTTAGTGTTACGAGTGATAGTTGTATTATGGGCCTCTGGCTGAAGGAGGGAATTTAGACTTCTTTGTTGGCAAGGTGTCACTAGATAATATGGGTTGAGGGTTACTGTACCTAGGAAGTAAAGTAGACTTTCCTTTGGAGTAGTGGTCTTGGGTTCATTGGAGCAAAGCCTTTCGAACTGGGAGGGTGCTAAACCAAACTTTGGCTTGGGAGGGAGGAGCTCAAAGCCTGCTCAAGCTGGGCCCCGCAGTCGACCCATCCATTGGCATGTTGGCATGGCCGAACAAGGCAGAACAGGGTGGCATGTGAAGTTTGGGTAGGGTAGACTGGGGAGAGAGGGAAAGAGTTGAGATTGACGGCCAACGACGATAGGGTCAATCTGGTGAGCAGCAGCTCGTCCGAGAAAAGGAAGAGACGGTGTTAGAGGGAGTAAGATACGTGGAGGAGGGTAAATGACACAAATTTGAGCTGGGAGGGCAGGAGGAGGCTAGCGAGTGGCgatggtgatggtgatggtgatggCTGTGCGTGCTCGATGTCCGACGTTGTGGGATTTGCGTCACCAGCGGTGACAAATTAAGTAGTAGAGTTTGGATTCGGGGAGACGGCAGAAGGAAGCTAGTACAACGAGTGTAGATTGGAAAGGGGAGAAGGGGGACAGAATGGGTTGGGGTAGAAACACTGGAGGGAAAGAGGCGCATGTATCTAGTTGTACAATTAATTAGGAGGGTGATGTCGATAACATTTTTTATCTGCTGGATATTAATTAAGACATTGTTAGTATTTGAGTAGCAAATTAAACTATTTATTGTTGCAGGAggcagttttttttccaattgtTTTTTCCATGTTATGTAAATGGTTAAgactttttttccttaaaaagaTGACAATATACgccaataattaattatgaatcTAGTACATACAAGTTAACTTCGCCCTATataatttaaagaaaaaacacacatGGCTACGAACATACGTGCAATATTTTAGTGCTTTTTATCTTTCTAAGCTTTTATAgatcaaatttaaacataataACACatattgaaatattgaatctaTGTTGTATAGGGcatatgtattaaaaaatgaacgtattttcaaatatatacccatgtaattgaaaaaaaaaatcgagtaCATGACAAGAGTTTGTCTATATTAAATTAATAAGGAAGTAAATGGGGGTACATATGTTTGTGCATGGAGCGATGGGAAAGGCCAAAAAAGAAactagagaaaagaaaagacgtAAAAGGTACATATGTTTGTGAAATATTGAATAAGACGGATagtaaaacatgtataaaaaagtataccagcatcaaacatttaggaacggTGAGAGTATAACATTTGTTTGTCCGACGGTGATAATGTGCCCATTGGGAGTTATTTAATTTActtacatacatatatgtatttggTTGCTTTTGGTTTAATGTTTGAGTTGCAcgtgaaagaaaaatgaagggCATCGATCCAGAGTAGTCCATGTGCTGATGTACATATTGCATTCCATCGGATTCCCCTTGTCTGTCTTCAgacacatgcatgtatattGCAGATACAAAACAAACGATCGATGGAGCCAATGTAAAAAAGCATGGTCCTGATTCGATCATCCAGCTGATAAACGAATACGATTGATCGATCCACTGAAACAGACCGCCGCCACCATATGCACTACaaggtttttttaatttcaactCTGGTTTTCTTGATTTGTTCACATGTTCATGTACACGTACTACATGACAACACGTACAGATATAATTTCAAGTAGACGCTACTATAATCTtaaaatctaatttatatgtgcataaaagaTGAAATCATATATCTAATCTCTAGTTTCCTAGCTAGCGCGAACCtcaaattaaatcaattaGTCAATCTAGGACAATTCCatcatttttaaaagatagtggaacatatcatatttttagagtaaaaCTTTGGTTACCTTTTAATACTAAGTTTTGGaagtaacaaaattttacactaattCTAAATATCTTAGGGTATTTTTCCAAGAACCATAAATTTTACAATCAATCTATTATTGCTTGTCTGGTAATATGTGTTCTTtccgataaaaaataaaagattatctatttttatagatatttaataatataaatgattatattaatCATTAGAAAATTGGAAATCTActctataaatattattagatgttgattttttttaaaaatagaccatttaatagttaaaataaCGTACGTGCAAAACCAATAAATAACTGAATAATATGTAGTAAAATTCTTGATCAGTGTTGATGATCGGTTAGGCTGAATTATCtaagtgaattttttttagaaaagcaTGTCGATTGACTTAAATAGAAAGTAAAAAGACACAAATGGATGTCTTCTAGGAAGCATAAGTATCCTGTATCCGTAgtggttatattttagaacagagaaAGCACAAAGTGATTAAAAGGAAAGTATATGCTCGTGAGTGATATAGTCTCAATCTCGCTGCGcgtgtatgtatataaattatgtgCGGCTGACTCTAGTGCATTTTAttagtagtagaatttaattcacaccgttgatatatttttatcggacgactGAGTtaatatcatcctttttattgtgttaATTAttgtcaaaaaataaaattataaaatactgctaatcaattaattaataaagtaaaaaaccCTTGACTAAGATTAGTTTTATTGAtagtataatattaatattaaaatacacAGAAGAGTTACTAATTTATTTaggtatatgtatgtatagctagctaggtaggtggtaaattaattaaggagATGATGGAGTGAATGAAACATGTTTGTCTCGTTTATATTGAGATGGAGAGAGAAGCTATATAGTGAGACGACAGCTAGGCGGCGAATCGGCCTGCTGCATAAATGGGTGGATATATATAGGAGCGCGCGGAGGAGAAGCAATCAAGAAGCTTAATTTGCTAGCCAGAGGGAATTAACCAAGAAAAGGCAGCAAGCCATGGAGGCCTCGAACAGGAGGAGGGGTGGTCGAACAGGAGACGGCGGGCGGTGGGCGGTGCTGGTGGCGACGGTGTGGATACAGGCGGTGACAGGGACCAACTTCGATTTCTCGGCCTACTCGTCGGCGCTCAAGGCGTCGCTGGGGATCTCGCAGGAGGCGCTCAACTACCTGGCCACCGCCTCCGACCTCGGCAAGGCGCTCGGCTGGTCctccggcctcgccgtcgtctacCTCCCGCTCCCCGGTGTGCTCCTGCTCTCCGCCAcgctcggcctcgccgcctaCGCCCTCCAGTACGCCATCATCCTCGACCACCTGCAACTCCCCTACCCTCTCGTacgtctccctctctctctctcttcctatTTACTTTTGTTTTCGACTGTATATTGATTTAGAGTAGCTTAATTGCCTTAATTATTACACTTGTTCTTCTTCCATTATATTACccctagctatatatatatatatatatatatatatataggaagcctctatcctactatcaggtagctactctcttcacgtctaaggtgcagaaacacctctatacatatttcttctctcttccaacataaaatacaaactctatatatatgtagttatatcattcacatgagatttaatagtgtccatactttttgttaggtgagagcagaaacagttatgaaaatgtttttcatcgtggacgtgcagggagtagctatacctggtagtaggatctaatttatatatatatatatatatatatatatatatatatatatatcgagcaattttatagttctgaGTAGGTAAtaagagatatcaaaattttacactgaaatatTGGTATCTCATAGTATCTTTACAagaaccataaaattttacactttCATGACTATTTCTGCTCCCagccaacagaaagtatagattCGGCACCTAGACATGAAGAGAGTAGCTACATCTGATATTAGGATAGAGGCTTCATatctctgtatatatatatatatatatacacacggaTATATGCATACTAGAAATCCATATTAGTCATGGATCTACAGCAATTAAGCTAGCTACCTAATAAATACTGATTACGTGGATGTATATTGGCCATGCCAGCAGCGatatatcatatttgtttatatgtttatggTAGTAAAAGTAGAGTAATAGTGATGACGTTACTACCTGCAGTAGAGTAGAGGCCACAAATAAGTTGCAATTACATATCACATTCATGGACACAATTCTAAGTCCCATTCAAAATCGATGCTATGTTGCGTCGCAGCCTCTCGTTTTTACTTGGCCTACGCTTCTTTGGAATCGTCTGTGCGCTCTAACCTCCAATCAATCCATTACCATTTTCTCAATAAAATGTGTATTGCACACACTATACAGAAAGTCAATATTATTATATGCACGCGACATGTTATTCTCCATCTTACCAGCCTACACTATCATCTGCTAATAATTAACCTGTAGATATATTCCGTTTCAGTATTATTTAACAACTATACTAACCAACAAAACCGGCACATGCATCAACCACGAGGTTCTCAAGTAATAAGCAGATTCCAttactttctttttcaaaagataaactaattaaaccATAGTGTATCCAGTACATATTCCAACCTGCAGACAACAATGAAAgatgtcttatttaattccTCTATCCTCCTTTATTTTCAGAAATTCCACTTTCAAAATATGAAGAgccaaaaataaatgttacACACGATCAAAGaaagaacaaacaaacaaggGCTGTCAAGTCTCACCTCAAAAtggtacaaaaatataaatagctaACTT from Oryza brachyantha chromosome 12, ObraRS2, whole genome shotgun sequence encodes:
- the LOC102719719 gene encoding protein trichome birefringence-like 34 gives rise to the protein MWTALFSHLREVHKRSVVKEDRIMKPLTEASGHKQAAGAGSKMTVLQSPLGLRSILTSLVAFFIVASTVSLLFDRSGQDEAQVQLAVEQHQHQEVQLKKPAPAASVDEQKSVDRASLRRQGQQAQVQWTSELLDEARDAGDGEEEEECNWSLGRWVYDNSSRPLYSGLKCSFIFDEVACDKYGRNDTKYQHWRWQPHGCNLPRFNATKLLEKLRNKRMVFVGDSVNRNQWVSMVCLVEASIPDGRKMRVYNGSLISFKAFEYNATIDFYWSPLLLESNSDNPIIHRVEYRIIRADRIEKHASVWRDADVIVFNSYLWWRKQKADMTMKIMYGSFEDGDATLDQVEMADGFEIALKKLTEWLGTNINKNKTRIFFAGSSPAHTWASDWGGDDNNKCLNETEPIETEGYKGATTDYSMMDKAKEIFGTLEPKGIHVQILNITQLSDYRKDAHPTIFRRQYVPLTKQQIENPSIYADCMHWCLPGVPDVWNEFLYAYLMHK